A window from Mycoplasma phocoeninasale encodes these proteins:
- a CDS encoding LemA family protein, which produces MLFDTRNQQPSEGAKPNVDNTIKKPEPTGFEKFLFVLLFIITIGFFGINYYRKKNLLLRRINEIQEASSLIQAAEKKRRATLIKQLDAVKGYAKFENSTLTEVTRMRSKLIELENEHNASELKSQLDGIQRNINLQFEAYPDLKANQLFLQFNTEIALQEDEIYSTIRIYNMRVKSFNSEIYTFWTNCVAKKIGAYNQPLFSASEQERQDVSTSSLSEMKF; this is translated from the coding sequence ATGTTATTTGATACAAGAAATCAACAACCCAGCGAAGGCGCTAAGCCAAATGTTGATAATACAATAAAGAAACCAGAGCCAACAGGTTTCGAAAAATTTTTATTCGTTTTATTGTTTATTATTACTATTGGTTTTTTCGGAATTAACTATTATCGCAAGAAGAACCTTCTTTTGAGAAGAATAAATGAGATTCAAGAAGCTTCTTCGCTTATTCAAGCCGCTGAAAAGAAAAGAAGAGCAACATTAATTAAACAACTAGATGCCGTAAAAGGTTATGCAAAATTTGAAAATTCAACATTAACTGAAGTTACTAGAATGAGATCAAAACTAATTGAATTAGAGAACGAACATAATGCTTCGGAACTAAAATCACAATTGGATGGCATTCAAAGAAATATTAACTTACAATTTGAAGCATATCCTGATTTAAAAGCAAATCAATTGTTCTTACAATTCAATACCGAAATAGCTTTACAAGAAGATGAAATATATTCAACCATTAGAATTTATAACATGAGAGTAAAATCATTTAATTCAGAAATTTACACATTTTGAACTAACTGCGTTGCAAAAAAGATTGGAGCTTATAATCAACCACTATTCTCTGCCAGTGAACAAGAAAGACAAGATGTCAGTACTTCTTCATTATCAGAAATGAAATTCTAA
- the mtnN gene encoding 5'-methylthioadenosine/S-adenosylhomocysteine nucleosidase produces the protein MILLSFAEELEAEAFLENSQIKKLKDYDLKIKNNYQKLILYQYKNKNFLVAFTGVGKVNVAIFLTHIINSFKRKIKAIINCGPAGAAFNGEIGEVFLIKRTNYYDVNLTALPNYELGQLPSLPVYYRTDYKLYKRLNLNEGSCATADKFATKNDVEIINKNFRRDYYLVDMECAAYAQVAASFNKKFLAIKVISDVIKHNNSLEYREAKKIWEASLANTLMKILEMRE, from the coding sequence ATGATATTGCTAAGTTTTGCAGAAGAATTAGAAGCGGAGGCTTTTTTGGAAAATAGTCAAATTAAGAAACTTAAAGACTACGATCTAAAGATAAAAAATAACTACCAAAAACTAATTTTGTACCAATATAAAAATAAAAATTTTTTAGTCGCTTTCACCGGCGTGGGAAAAGTTAATGTTGCTATATTTCTAACTCATATTATCAATAGTTTCAAACGAAAAATCAAAGCAATTATAAATTGTGGTCCAGCTGGAGCAGCCTTTAATGGTGAAATTGGTGAAGTCTTTTTGATTAAAAGAACAAACTACTATGATGTTAATCTTACTGCCTTACCAAATTATGAACTAGGACAGCTACCAAGCTTGCCAGTATACTATAGAACTGATTATAAGTTATATAAGCGACTTAACCTTAATGAAGGAAGTTGTGCCACTGCTGATAAATTTGCAACCAAAAACGATGTTGAAATTATTAATAAAAATTTTAGGAGAGATTACTATCTTGTTGATATGGAATGTGCTGCTTATGCCCAAGTGGCAGCTTCATTTAATAAAAAATTTCTTGCAATCAAAGTAATTTCTGATGTCATTAAACACAACAATTCGCTTGAATATCGTGAAGCAAAAAAAATATGAGAAGCAAGTTTAGCTAATACATTAATGAAAATTTTAGAAATGAGAGAGTAA
- a CDS encoding TatD family hydrolase, with product MKYIDVHTHPFKEYYEDPYQTVVEWHKNNMEKLFICGTSREDSVELLDLCGREDYLFPIIGIHPTLSKGAEDGEFIENIINKDVVAIGEIGLDYHYDNSPSKEIQKSSFIAQLEIAKKYNIAAMLHIRDALEDAYEIISQPQYQDLKIIFHSFSGDENFVRKCLGHKNFYFSISGVVTFKNAKILQDAVKLIPIDRLFCETDTPYLAPTPMRGKPNISPYVMYTYQYIANLKNIGEEKLVSQIQNNVKKVFKI from the coding sequence ATGAAATATATTGATGTTCACACCCATCCCTTTAAAGAATACTATGAAGATCCTTATCAAACAGTTGTTGAATGACATAAAAATAATATGGAAAAATTATTTATTTGTGGAACCTCTCGTGAAGATTCAGTTGAGCTTTTAGATCTTTGTGGCAGAGAAGATTATTTATTTCCAATCATTGGAATTCATCCAACATTAAGTAAAGGAGCTGAAGATGGTGAATTTATCGAAAATATTATTAATAAAGATGTTGTGGCAATTGGAGAAATTGGTTTAGATTATCACTATGATAATAGTCCAAGTAAAGAAATTCAAAAAAGTAGTTTTATTGCCCAACTTGAAATAGCAAAAAAATACAATATTGCCGCTATGCTCCATATTCGTGACGCTCTAGAAGATGCCTATGAAATAATTAGTCAACCGCAATATCAAGATCTGAAGATAATTTTTCATTCATTTAGTGGTGATGAAAATTTTGTAAGAAAATGTTTAGGACATAAGAATTTTTATTTTTCCATTAGTGGTGTGGTGACTTTCAAGAATGCGAAAATTTTACAAGATGCTGTTAAATTAATTCCGATTGATAGACTATTTTGTGAAACTGATACACCTTATTTAGCTCCAACTCCAATGCGAGGCAAGCCTAATATTAGCCCATATGTTATGTACACTTATCAATACATAGCAAATTTAAAAAATATAGGCGAAGAAAAACTAGTTTCACAAATTCAAAATAATGTTAAGAAAGTGTTTAAAATTTAA
- the rsmA gene encoding 16S rRNA (adenine(1518)-N(6)/adenine(1519)-N(6))-dimethyltransferase RsmA, whose protein sequence is MIEAKKSFGQNFLINKKIQNAIVEAADIIEKDVIEIGPGQGALTDILVQKVKSLVAYELDPRLYEYLKTKNYLANIKILNQDFLTANFSDNYTDQISIIGNIPYNITSPILFKILDNYLMIDSATLMVQKEVAQRLVATPSSKIYGKLSITFQIFGNIKKIIDVNAAQFIPAPKVDSAVVKIDFIHNNDYINENKDKIIEFVALCFQFKRKTLVNNLLGRYSKEKITSSFSKLNLKLNIRAENLSRKNILDLFAILENKKMPV, encoded by the coding sequence ATGATTGAAGCAAAAAAATCATTTGGGCAAAATTTCCTAATTAATAAAAAAATACAAAACGCAATTGTTGAAGCAGCTGACATAATTGAAAAGGATGTAATTGAAATTGGTCCAGGGCAAGGAGCACTGACTGATATTTTAGTTCAAAAAGTTAAATCTTTAGTTGCCTATGAACTAGATCCAAGGTTATATGAATATTTAAAGACTAAAAATTATCTTGCTAATATCAAAATTTTAAATCAAGATTTTTTAACTGCTAATTTTAGTGATAACTATACTGATCAAATTAGCATTATCGGAAATATTCCTTACAATATTACCTCACCAATTCTATTTAAAATTTTAGATAACTACTTAATGATAGATTCTGCAACTTTAATGGTTCAAAAGGAAGTTGCACAAAGATTAGTGGCAACTCCCTCTTCAAAAATTTACGGTAAGCTATCAATAACTTTTCAAATTTTTGGTAACATTAAAAAAATCATCGATGTAAACGCAGCACAATTTATTCCAGCACCAAAAGTAGATTCAGCAGTAGTTAAAATTGATTTTATCCACAATAATGATTATATCAATGAGAATAAAGATAAAATCATTGAATTCGTTGCTTTATGCTTTCAATTCAAAAGAAAAACACTAGTAAATAATCTCCTAGGAAGATATTCAAAAGAAAAAATTACTTCATCATTTTCCAAACTAAATTTAAAGTTAAATATTCGTGCAGAAAACCTAAGTAGGAAAAATATCTTAGATTTATTTGCAATTTTAGAGAATAAAAAAATGCCCGTTTAA
- the rpmB gene encoding 50S ribosomal protein L28 yields MPGRDQLTNQKPLSGNKRSHALNTSKRTFDLNLQKVTVLNENGSKKRVRVTAKTARTLKKYGLVA; encoded by the coding sequence ATGCCAGGAAGAGATCAACTAACCAACCAAAAACCTTTAAGTGGAAACAAAAGATCACATGCTCTAAATACTTCAAAAAGAACATTTGATCTTAATCTTCAAAAGGTAACCGTTTTAAATGAAAATGGCTCTAAAAAAAGAGTTCGTGTAACTGCAAAAACAGCTAGAACTTTAAAAAAATACGGATTAGTAGCATAA
- a CDS encoding RNA-binding S4 domain-containing protein, whose protein sequence is MQIEIEQEFIKLSQFLKMADLCPTGGMAKYFIKVHKILINDRQPDGRNAKIRVGDTVWVDDNVYQIVAKK, encoded by the coding sequence ATGCAAATTGAAATAGAGCAAGAATTTATTAAGTTAAGTCAATTTTTAAAGATGGCTGATTTATGTCCAACTGGTGGAATGGCCAAATACTTTATTAAGGTTCACAAAATTTTAATAAATGATAGACAACCAGACGGACGTAACGCCAAAATCAGAGTTGGTGATACTGTTTGGGTTGACGATAATGTTTATCAAATTGTTGCTAAAAAATAA
- the dnaN gene encoding DNA polymerase III subunit beta produces the protein MELKINKLILDAAIERVAKAIDPNPFIPVMKGILIKAEDSKIVLIGSNGEISIKHEIQANINAEIITPGIILVELGIFKNIIKRLDGDLLLKSDEKNLEISTKNDNYRLNLYSTYDYPEIDFTVYGDKISINWDDLKSLAKDVIFAASTNEMNLILCCINISAQNHMLKFLTTDRYRYAEEKKAIAEDVDFNISILAKNIRDILNFEYNGKVTLNISDQKVLFEMDGTIIQSKVIDQVYQDVSKIVPKEFENEIKISKKELSSLLSKASVIITENYNKIKLHVTHDLLTILSTRDEVANAEVKTENFKYDGDDLKLALNSRFLKEAISVYDEDLRILLTKDRMRIVIKSDSKPDVLQLITPQKGF, from the coding sequence ATGGAATTAAAAATAAACAAACTAATCTTAGATGCTGCCATTGAAAGAGTAGCAAAGGCAATTGATCCTAATCCCTTTATTCCGGTAATGAAGGGAATTCTAATTAAGGCAGAAGATAGTAAAATTGTGCTAATTGGATCTAATGGCGAAATTAGTATTAAACATGAAATTCAAGCCAATATCAATGCCGAAATTATTACTCCGGGAATTATTTTAGTTGAATTAGGAATTTTTAAAAACATTATCAAGCGTTTAGATGGTGATCTACTCTTGAAATCCGATGAAAAAAATCTTGAAATTTCAACAAAAAATGATAATTATCGCTTGAATTTGTATTCAACATATGATTATCCTGAAATTGATTTCACAGTATATGGCGATAAGATTTCAATCAACTGAGATGATTTAAAATCTTTGGCTAAAGATGTCATTTTTGCGGCTTCAACTAACGAAATGAATTTAATTTTATGTTGTATTAATATCTCGGCACAAAATCACATGCTAAAATTTTTAACCACTGACCGCTACCGTTACGCTGAAGAGAAGAAAGCAATTGCTGAAGATGTTGATTTTAATATTTCTATTCTAGCTAAAAACATTCGTGATATTTTGAACTTCGAATACAACGGTAAGGTAACACTGAATATTTCTGACCAAAAAGTTCTATTTGAGATGGACGGAACAATTATTCAATCCAAAGTAATTGACCAGGTATATCAAGATGTTTCTAAAATTGTTCCTAAAGAATTTGAAAATGAAATAAAAATATCAAAAAAAGAGTTAAGTAGTCTCTTAAGTAAGGCTTCAGTTATTATTACTGAAAATTACAATAAAATAAAACTTCATGTAACTCATGATCTTCTGACAATTTTGTCAACAAGAGATGAAGTTGCTAATGCTGAAGTAAAAACAGAGAATTTCAAATATGATGGTGATGATTTAAAATTAGCTTTAAATAGTCGATTTTTAAAAGAAGCCATATCAGTTTATGATGAAGATTTAAGAATTCTTTTAACTAAGGACCGAATGAGAATTGTAATTAAATCTGATAGTAAGCCTGACGTACTACAGCTAATAACACCACAAAAAGGATTTTAA
- the dnaA gene encoding chromosomal replication initiator protein DnaA, producing the protein MKTSKDLQADLKVNNISFQNELKNNSSDSFIYNQILSNIHIVHEQDDNVYLLCPESIFLYIKSAHSTNVARAIRNVYERPVNAIFITSLSELNSLNVVNGEQEQVLKNKKLFTDIKNNLTFDNYAVGKFNQIVLKAAKVICKSQKIIYSPLFIHSPSGLGKTHLLHAIGNELKKNNRSCLYINPDLFTRQLVEQLKSKNHAQINKIVDELTNYDCLMFDDVQQYGNKENTLNVLFNIINTMITNQKQIIICGDKKPNDLGGFEQRFITRFNGGLTLEIAVPDIEDVINILRFKLKENNIDPELWEDESLRFIARNFSNSIRSIEGAINRIKLFSEGDDYFTYDLRTMKSIFHNVTQIKENITPERIIDVVSKYYKIDKKKITSNSRKENIVIARRIAVYLIKNNFSHTLKDIGKMVGNQSHSTVIVSINWIDKNIKINPTLKLAIEKIKENLRMII; encoded by the coding sequence ATGAAAACATCTAAAGATTTACAAGCTGATCTTAAAGTTAATAACATATCATTTCAAAATGAATTAAAAAACAATTCTAGCGACTCTTTTATTTATAATCAAATTTTGTCGAATATTCATATCGTTCATGAGCAAGATGATAATGTTTATTTACTATGTCCTGAAAGCATATTTTTATACATCAAATCAGCACATAGCACAAATGTAGCTAGAGCAATTAGAAATGTATATGAAAGGCCAGTTAATGCGATTTTTATTACTAGTTTGAGCGAACTGAATTCTTTAAATGTTGTTAATGGTGAGCAGGAACAAGTTTTAAAAAATAAAAAACTTTTTACTGATATTAAAAATAATTTAACATTCGATAATTATGCGGTTGGTAAATTTAATCAAATAGTGCTTAAAGCCGCAAAGGTAATATGCAAAAGTCAAAAAATTATTTATTCACCGCTTTTCATTCATTCACCTAGTGGTTTGGGGAAAACTCATTTATTGCACGCGATTGGAAATGAATTGAAGAAAAATAATCGCTCATGTTTGTACATTAATCCCGACTTATTTACTCGACAATTAGTTGAACAGCTTAAATCTAAAAATCATGCCCAAATAAATAAAATTGTTGATGAGTTAACTAATTATGATTGTTTGATGTTTGACGATGTTCAACAATATGGCAATAAAGAAAATACACTAAATGTTTTGTTTAACATTATTAACACAATGATCACTAATCAAAAGCAAATCATAATATGTGGCGATAAAAAACCAAATGATTTGGGTGGTTTTGAGCAAAGGTTTATTACTAGGTTTAACGGGGGTCTAACACTAGAGATTGCCGTTCCCGATATTGAAGATGTAATTAATATTTTGAGGTTCAAATTGAAAGAAAATAATATTGATCCTGAGTTGTGAGAAGATGAAAGTCTTCGCTTCATCGCTAGAAATTTCTCTAACTCAATTCGTAGCATTGAGGGGGCTATTAACCGAATAAAGTTATTTTCAGAAGGTGATGATTATTTCACATATGATTTAAGAACAATGAAAAGTATTTTTCATAATGTGACTCAAATCAAAGAAAATATCACCCCGGAAAGAATTATTGATGTGGTAAGCAAATACTATAAAATTGATAAGAAAAAAATTACTAGCAATTCAAGAAAGGAAAACATTGTAATTGCCCGAAGAATTGCCGTTTACTTAATTAAAAATAATTTTAGTCACACTCTAAAAGATATTGGTAAAATGGTAGGTAATCAATCACATTCGACAGTTATTGTTTCAATTAATTGAATTGATAAAAATATTAAGATTAACCCAACGCTAAAACTAGCAATTGAAAAAATCAAAGAAAATTTACGAATGATTATATAA
- a CDS encoding DUF885 family protein → MTKKSKIVIGSLIAGAGVLIAAPLVVYGIYYGVRNANTKKAIANYDKNEDLKRFKNAEDEFNKKSREINSIKNEIAEINKELQKNKDNAELKSRLEAQTKKLEEATKSATTAQQELDNADDKLLDTLQKLVRFSDGSEKMKEIVADYILAIKRAADRRKETDLNGVDEFYPSKSDSDKIVAYYDKYISLLDGIKYDDLTVVTLAWREGVKYDWEITKNNYSAGGRYLLNSFDFGPASSYPANSFYESINGISEENAPKALNNLKEALERNIVLSKVVIKNNVKAILESLYASDLENFLKGNQEEISVQDFIKNSSQTPNLKAFHEWYATEYYTRSDHGEGENLQTLKLMKKNKLNEIENIITVNDNMVYGLGFTEKDLNAKNVGLVGIKGNEESNGKKLYDAILKMSTTSDDSADTVFQSGYQTTKTATANMTKIAGLVADLIAGEGKAWSPTFKYDANGINGSKIENVTLPVRDANGNITLENFNKWLNQEQFFFGREDESYYTKQVKDKLKSDLADDVKQLEDLGYGTLIKNNASEKYGSITREQFFYGALEAFKGYRQFIEETKEHGLSFFGKNVVGYNPFTYEYSRRTEAGVGAYSGARASFFFNVDPYYSLPKWSVTSFANHEGIMGHHNQIYYAKQFLANQNGRSLGDIFHYTSYAEGWALFMEWFGIESGWYGTPDYASEDYYSIPKDFTISKGITSFFTARNEQDVTQDMIDKIKDLHGGVYWKLIDEKNEITNEKVKAQKAIKLTNMLQYFGALNEAQLRNMRRAVDTAYHGTGINGHDDLKGGASINDIRKFLRANSALGIGDIYSESRRYLNLPGQATSYNAGKEKMLALYDKVRKHFKLSREEFVQNKKHIEVDGKIIENAEHGYIKELLDYMLINGGLPLDALEKVIQKAYNLK, encoded by the coding sequence ATGACAAAAAAATCTAAAATCGTAATCGGTTCACTGATTGCGGGGGCTGGAGTATTAATTGCTGCGCCTTTAGTTGTTTATGGAATATACTATGGCGTGAGAAATGCCAATACTAAAAAAGCGATTGCGAATTATGATAAAAATGAAGATTTAAAGCGATTTAAGAATGCTGAAGATGAATTCAATAAGAAAAGTCGTGAAATCAACAGTATAAAAAATGAAATTGCTGAAATAAATAAAGAACTTCAAAAAAATAAGGATAATGCTGAACTTAAAAGCAGATTGGAAGCACAAACTAAAAAACTAGAAGAAGCTACTAAATCTGCTACCACAGCTCAACAAGAATTAGACAATGCTGATGATAAGCTACTAGACACTTTACAAAAACTTGTTAGATTTAGTGATGGTAGTGAAAAGATGAAGGAAATTGTTGCTGACTACATCTTAGCCATTAAAAGAGCTGCAGACAGAAGAAAAGAAACTGACCTAAATGGAGTTGACGAATTTTATCCAAGTAAATCCGATTCAGATAAAATTGTTGCTTACTATGACAAATACATTAGCCTACTTGATGGAATAAAATATGATGATTTAACAGTTGTTACTCTAGCATGAAGAGAAGGTGTTAAATATGATTGAGAAATTACAAAAAATAATTACTCTGCTGGTGGAAGATATTTACTAAACTCATTTGATTTTGGACCAGCTTCTTCATATCCAGCTAACTCATTTTATGAAAGTATTAACGGAATTAGCGAAGAGAATGCTCCAAAAGCTCTTAACAATTTAAAAGAAGCTTTGGAAAGAAACATTGTTTTATCTAAAGTTGTTATTAAAAATAACGTTAAAGCAATCTTAGAATCATTATATGCAAGTGATCTAGAAAACTTCTTAAAGGGTAACCAAGAAGAAATATCGGTTCAAGATTTCATTAAAAATTCTTCACAAACACCAAATCTAAAGGCATTTCACGAATGATATGCTACAGAATATTACACAAGATCAGACCATGGTGAAGGTGAAAATCTTCAAACTCTCAAATTGATGAAGAAAAATAAACTAAACGAAATTGAAAATATAATTACTGTCAATGATAATATGGTTTATGGATTAGGATTTACCGAAAAAGATCTTAATGCTAAAAATGTTGGCTTAGTTGGCATTAAAGGAAATGAAGAATCAAATGGTAAAAAACTATATGATGCAATTTTAAAAATGTCAACAACAAGTGATGACAGTGCTGATACAGTATTTCAATCAGGATACCAAACCACAAAAACAGCAACTGCAAATATGACAAAAATTGCTGGTTTAGTTGCTGACTTGATTGCTGGTGAAGGAAAAGCGTGAAGCCCAACATTCAAATATGATGCAAATGGTATTAATGGTTCAAAAATTGAAAATGTAACCCTTCCAGTTAGAGATGCTAATGGAAACATAACTCTAGAAAACTTCAATAAATGATTAAACCAAGAACAATTCTTCTTTGGTCGTGAAGATGAATCATATTACACAAAACAAGTAAAAGACAAACTAAAATCTGATTTGGCTGATGATGTTAAACAGTTAGAAGATTTAGGTTATGGAACTCTAATAAAAAATAATGCATCTGAAAAATATGGTTCAATCACACGTGAACAATTCTTCTACGGAGCGCTTGAAGCATTCAAGGGATATCGTCAATTTATTGAAGAAACAAAGGAACATGGACTATCATTCTTCGGTAAAAACGTTGTTGGTTACAACCCATTTACATATGAATATTCAAGAAGAACTGAAGCTGGTGTAGGAGCCTATAGTGGAGCAAGAGCATCATTCTTCTTCAATGTTGACCCATACTACTCACTGCCTAAATGATCAGTTACATCATTTGCTAACCACGAAGGTATTATGGGACACCACAACCAAATATACTATGCAAAACAATTCTTAGCAAACCAAAATGGTAGAAGTTTAGGGGATATTTTCCACTATACTTCATATGCTGAAGGTTGAGCTTTATTTATGGAATGATTTGGTATTGAATCAGGATGATATGGTACACCAGATTATGCTAGTGAAGATTACTACTCAATTCCAAAAGACTTTACCATTTCAAAAGGAATTACAAGTTTCTTTACTGCTAGAAATGAACAAGATGTAACCCAAGATATGATTGACAAAATCAAAGACCTACATGGTGGTGTATATTGAAAATTAATTGATGAAAAGAATGAAATTACCAATGAAAAAGTAAAAGCACAAAAAGCAATTAAATTAACCAACATGCTTCAATACTTTGGTGCACTAAACGAAGCACAATTACGTAACATGAGACGAGCAGTTGATACAGCATATCACGGCACAGGAATTAATGGACATGACGATCTAAAAGGCGGAGCATCAATTAACGATATTAGAAAATTCTTAAGAGCTAATTCAGCTTTAGGAATCGGTGATATTTACTCAGAATCAAGACGTTACCTAAACCTACCTGGTCAAGCAACATCATACAATGCCGGAAAAGAAAAAATGTTAGCACTTTATGACAAAGTTCGTAAACATTTCAAACTTTCAAGAGAAGAATTTGTACAAAACAAAAAACACATTGAAGTTGATGGAAAAATAATCGAAAATGCTGAAC